Proteins from a genomic interval of Polaribacter sejongensis:
- a CDS encoding thymidylate synthase produces the protein MKQYHDLVKHVLENGNEKGDRTGTGTKSVFGYQMRFDLSEGFPMVTTKKLHLKSIIYELLWFIKGDTNIKYLQENGVRIWNDWADENGDLGPVYGHQWRNWNSDEVDQLKDVITSLKTNPNSRRMLVSAWNPSVLPDTSVSFSENVANGKAALPPCHAFFQFYVADGKLSCQLYQRSADIFLGVPFNIASYALFTMMIAQVCGYEAGEFIHTFGDAHIYNNHKEQFEVQLARDIRPLPKMKMNPAIKNIEDFTFEDFELLDYNPHPHIKGKVAV, from the coding sequence ATGAAACAATATCACGATTTAGTAAAACACGTTTTAGAAAACGGAAACGAAAAAGGAGATAGAACAGGTACTGGAACAAAAAGTGTTTTTGGGTACCAAATGCGTTTTGATTTAAGTGAAGGTTTCCCAATGGTTACTACCAAAAAACTACATTTAAAATCTATTATTTATGAATTGCTTTGGTTTATAAAGGGCGATACAAATATTAAATATTTACAAGAAAACGGTGTAAGAATCTGGAATGATTGGGCAGACGAAAATGGAGACTTAGGTCCTGTTTACGGACATCAATGGCGTAATTGGAATAGTGATGAAGTAGATCAATTAAAAGATGTAATAACGTCTTTAAAGACCAATCCAAACTCAAGAAGAATGTTGGTTTCTGCTTGGAATCCTTCTGTATTACCAGATACTTCGGTATCTTTTTCAGAAAATGTAGCCAATGGCAAAGCAGCGTTACCTCCTTGTCATGCTTTTTTTCAATTTTATGTAGCAGATGGTAAGTTATCTTGTCAACTATATCAAAGAAGTGCAGACATCTTTTTAGGAGTACCTTTTAATATTGCATCTTATGCATTATTTACTATGATGATTGCACAAGTTTGTGGTTATGAGGCAGGCGAATTTATTCATACTTTTGGAGATGCTCATATCTATAATAACCATAAAGAACAATTTGAAGTTCAGTTGGCTAGAGATATTAGACCATTACCAAAAATGAAAATGAACCCAGCAATAAAAAATATCGAAGATTTTACGTTCGAAGATTTTGAGCTGTTAGATTATAATCCTCACCCACATATTAAAGGAAAAGTTGCGGTTTAA
- a CDS encoding isoamylase early set domain-containing protein, translated as MAIKKQFLKSKPVCKVTFTVPAEEAKKVVVVGCFNEWNEKSAPLKKLKNGSFKGTLDLESGKSYEFKYLIDGTYTNEQEADGLAWNDFVGTENSVLNL; from the coding sequence ATGGCAATTAAAAAACAATTTTTAAAAAGCAAACCAGTTTGTAAAGTAACTTTTACTGTACCTGCTGAAGAAGCTAAAAAAGTAGTGGTAGTAGGATGCTTTAATGAGTGGAATGAAAAATCGGCTCCTTTAAAGAAATTGAAAAATGGGTCTTTTAAAGGTACTTTAGATTTAGAATCTGGAAAATCTTATGAGTTTAAATACTTAATAGATGGTACATATACAAACGAACAAGAAGCAGATGGACTTGCTTGGAACGACTTTGTAGGAACAGAAAACAGCGTATTAAACTTATAA
- a CDS encoding dihydrofolate reductase: protein MITIIAAIAKNNALGKDNDLIWHLPADLKRFKKVTTGHHILMGRNTFESIGKPLPNRTTIIITRNQNYFKEGCLIANSIEEAIGMVENKDDIFIIGGAQIYKESMQKGLVDRLDITQVHHEFEADVFFPEIDLKIWKETNREDFIADEKNKFDFSFVSFQKKK from the coding sequence ATGATTACAATTATAGCAGCAATTGCAAAGAATAATGCTTTAGGAAAGGATAATGATTTAATTTGGCATTTACCAGCAGATTTAAAAAGGTTTAAAAAAGTTACAACCGGACATCACATTTTAATGGGCAGAAATACTTTTGAGTCTATAGGTAAACCATTACCTAATAGAACTACTATTATAATAACCCGAAATCAAAATTATTTTAAAGAAGGGTGTTTAATAGCCAATAGTATTGAAGAAGCCATAGGAATGGTAGAAAATAAAGATGATATTTTTATAATTGGTGGCGCACAAATTTATAAAGAAAGCATGCAAAAAGGTTTGGTAGACCGATTAGATATTACTCAAGTGCATCATGAATTTGAAGCAGATGTTTTTTTTCCAGAGATAGATTTAAAAATTTGGAAAGAAACAAATAGAGAAGATTTTATAGCAGACGAAAAAAATAAATTTGATTTTAGTTTTGTAAGTTTTCAAAAGAAAAAATAA
- a CDS encoding YCF48-related protein: MNKYLVLLIVSFFYTINLVSQEYLKDFGSIKEFVKGNNESYFIAYDFLYGNELWKTDGTKEGTVLVKDIYKGTRGSSISNLFYFKNNLYFSANDGVHGQELWKSDGTEQGTILIKNIYKYVKQSANPRGFTVYNDELYFLAADDNISGYQDIWKTDGTEVGTLKVYGAHSNRGDLIVANNLLYFSQGTKLYTVNVYDHSLTEVKVGNYYSVAEFNVFNNELYFISHTSYRQNIRFYKIDKNENLILLQEYNQPKYGDIDIDNFTFVNGDVYFSIRTDFNSEDDTDVLWKTDGTAANTLAIKSFSWDRHSSGSQMSNFIAYKNNLYFSGKSQYGYSLWVSNGTASGTKESLNNAVSSSVNMFVFKDNLYFISGSNLYYTNGSFGDIHKTSDILVSSKYSNDLFNVSVGNSTVYIEGSTFSGSENALFTINSSPSIEVKESYSIIKNNKIINLTSKVDSLVTKTFTIKNKGYKDLALSSIYIDGKGFFVNNKSDKNINENNSEGIISQIIKPGEFTSFQIGFYPSKLKEESGILYIKSNDAESFNYKINFIGTVEEGIVKNKTNTFPLKKDIKFENSLFLLSANSIEENNQLSTEIGRFSSLNNIDYKFILIDGEADNSNFIIEDNKLKANKIFNYELQNTLIVRVKATSINDAANTLEGSFVIKVVNQNEDVLRECSESLINLSYGLNDVTFIDDKTVVAVGDFGRILKSTDVGITWENVGVDITNTLNKIQFINDNVGYIKGGGILLKTMDAGENWFQVSFPVESYPYTNNMFFVSEAVGYVFGSEGKIYKTIDAGISWTFKKVNYSNLTCAYFFNENEGIIGQNSKSFLKTTDGGLNWENISVDFPEFSYSSTISKIDFIDDKIGYATSYKGQIIKTEDAGKTWEFKSVTNVSYPTKLKFIDENTGYFMGGFNYSSILKTEDGGNTWHSLDFERVGSITSIDFNDNNAIIVGHGEGFGRTSENGHSIYKMDVADNDIKLKSSLRGDAYYVSMDFSDNLGMLLSNGQYSGNSDSRITKNGGITWQKINLPEVENEAYFKCYIKNNKFYILGRNKIYVSEDFGESFQIFENPGLLNLFWGDNHIVYGTSYENFYKSEDSGITWVKNPNLSYDEFSKPNDIYFVNDNIGFLLTYNGYYKTIDGGVSFTYKNDLKEDNYQDEVFFTSIFFKDELNGVIGNNDGLVYVTSNGGDTWKRVVSIMPVGVTELEVNLNNYYAISTNGGGDTTLNKSIDNGNSWQTVEVLEEDVKDLKFFNNELYLIGDRGTFYKYTLNKASLLPSFINGDINVVEKSKSSYSINQGFNTSYKWSVTGNNSIEYANNIAKVNWQEPGQFVVSVSSFNDCEEVVGARDLIVNVYNTPNPNIVGSSEVLNFTNEVYYTALSADSRYLWKVIGDDNSVENENKIEINWGEIGEGEIIVTEIDNITNTRVRNNLFVTIKDVLTVGQSDRVENITVYPVPSKNSIKVDFPIDLKSSKKVIKIYNLLGKEQSFEFDENSYLNISSLKSGVYFLKISINSKVFTKKIIKN, translated from the coding sequence ATGAATAAGTATCTAGTCCTCCTAATTGTTAGTTTTTTTTACACTATAAATTTAGTCTCGCAAGAGTATCTAAAAGATTTTGGTTCTATTAAAGAGTTTGTAAAAGGTAATAATGAATCTTATTTTATAGCCTATGATTTTCTTTATGGTAATGAATTATGGAAGACTGATGGGACAAAAGAAGGAACTGTTTTAGTAAAAGATATATACAAAGGAACTAGGGGGTCTTCGATATCCAACCTTTTTTATTTTAAAAATAATCTTTATTTTTCAGCAAACGATGGTGTTCATGGCCAAGAATTATGGAAATCTGATGGTACGGAACAAGGAACAATTCTTATTAAAAACATATATAAGTACGTTAAACAAAGTGCTAACCCTAGAGGGTTTACTGTTTATAATGATGAACTTTATTTTCTTGCAGCAGATGATAATATCAGTGGATATCAAGATATATGGAAAACAGACGGCACAGAAGTGGGGACTTTAAAAGTTTATGGTGCTCATTCAAATAGAGGTGATTTAATTGTAGCAAATAATTTACTTTATTTTTCACAGGGAACTAAGTTATATACGGTTAACGTTTATGATCATTCATTAACAGAAGTTAAAGTAGGTAATTATTATAGTGTTGCAGAATTTAATGTTTTTAACAACGAACTGTATTTTATATCCCATACTAGTTACAGACAAAATATACGGTTTTATAAAATTGATAAAAATGAGAATTTAATTTTATTACAAGAGTACAACCAACCAAAATATGGAGATATAGATATTGATAATTTTACTTTTGTAAATGGCGACGTTTATTTTTCAATTAGAACAGATTTTAATTCGGAAGACGACACAGATGTTTTATGGAAAACAGATGGTACTGCGGCAAACACATTAGCAATAAAATCTTTTAGTTGGGATAGGCATTCTTCTGGTTCTCAAATGTCAAATTTTATAGCGTACAAAAATAATTTATACTTTAGTGGAAAAAGCCAATATGGATACAGTTTATGGGTTTCTAACGGTACTGCATCCGGGACTAAAGAGTCTCTAAATAATGCAGTAAGTAGCTCTGTAAATATGTTTGTTTTTAAAGACAATTTATATTTTATATCAGGTTCTAATTTGTATTATACAAATGGCAGTTTTGGCGATATTCATAAGACTTCAGATATTTTAGTTTCTTCTAAATACTCTAACGATTTATTTAATGTAAGCGTAGGAAACAGTACAGTTTATATAGAAGGAAGTACATTTTCGGGTTCAGAAAATGCCCTTTTTACTATTAATTCAAGTCCGTCTATAGAGGTAAAAGAATCTTATTCAATTATTAAAAATAATAAAATTATAAACTTAACATCTAAAGTAGATAGTCTAGTAACCAAAACATTTACCATAAAAAATAAAGGGTATAAAGACTTGGCGCTTTCTTCAATCTATATTGATGGAAAAGGTTTTTTTGTGAATAATAAATCCGATAAAAATATAAATGAAAACAATTCTGAAGGAATTATAAGTCAAATTATAAAGCCAGGAGAGTTTACTAGTTTTCAAATTGGTTTTTATCCGAGTAAATTAAAAGAAGAATCAGGTATACTTTATATAAAATCTAATGATGCTGAGTCTTTTAATTATAAGATTAATTTTATAGGAACTGTAGAAGAAGGAATTGTAAAAAATAAAACGAATACCTTTCCATTAAAAAAGGACATTAAATTTGAAAATTCGTTATTTCTTTTAAGTGCGAATAGTATTGAAGAAAACAATCAATTAAGTACAGAGATTGGTCGTTTTTCTAGTTTAAATAATATTGATTATAAGTTTATTCTTATTGATGGGGAAGCAGATAATAGTAATTTTATTATTGAAGATAATAAATTAAAGGCAAATAAGATTTTTAATTACGAGTTGCAAAATACTTTGATTGTTCGCGTAAAAGCAACATCTATAAATGATGCCGCTAATACTTTAGAAGGAAGTTTTGTAATAAAGGTTGTAAATCAGAATGAAGATGTTTTAAGGGAGTGTTCAGAAAGTTTAATCAATTTATCTTACGGATTAAATGATGTAACATTTATAGATGATAAAACGGTAGTAGCAGTTGGTGATTTTGGTCGGATTTTAAAATCTACAGATGTAGGAATTACTTGGGAGAACGTTGGCGTAGATATTACAAACACACTTAATAAGATACAATTTATAAACGATAATGTTGGCTATATAAAAGGAGGTGGTATTCTTTTAAAAACTATGGACGCTGGTGAGAATTGGTTTCAAGTAAGTTTTCCTGTTGAGTCTTATCCTTATACAAATAATATGTTTTTTGTTTCAGAAGCAGTAGGTTATGTATTTGGTAGTGAAGGTAAAATTTATAAAACGATAGATGCAGGAATTTCTTGGACGTTTAAAAAAGTAAATTATAGTAATTTAACTTGTGCCTATTTTTTTAATGAAAATGAAGGTATTATTGGTCAAAATTCTAAGTCTTTTTTAAAGACGACTGATGGTGGTTTAAATTGGGAGAATATAAGTGTTGATTTTCCAGAATTTAGCTATTCATCTACCATAAGTAAAATAGATTTTATAGATGATAAAATTGGTTATGCTACATCGTATAAAGGACAAATTATAAAAACAGAAGATGCAGGGAAAACATGGGAGTTTAAGAGTGTTACTAATGTAAGTTATCCAACGAAACTCAAATTTATAGATGAAAATACAGGGTATTTTATGGGTGGGTTTAATTATAGCTCTATTTTAAAAACAGAAGACGGAGGTAATACTTGGCATTCCCTAGATTTTGAAAGAGTAGGGAGTATAACCAGTATTGATTTTAATGATAATAATGCCATAATTGTAGGTCATGGAGAGGGGTTTGGAAGAACTTCTGAAAACGGACATTCAATATATAAAATGGATGTAGCAGATAATGATATTAAACTGAAATCGTCTTTAAGAGGAGATGCATATTATGTATCAATGGATTTTTCAGATAATTTAGGTATGCTTTTGTCTAATGGTCAATATTCTGGGAATAGTGATTCTAGAATTACAAAAAATGGAGGAATAACATGGCAGAAAATAAACCTTCCGGAAGTAGAAAATGAAGCATATTTTAAATGTTACATCAAAAATAATAAGTTTTATATTTTAGGTAGAAATAAAATTTATGTGAGTGAAGATTTTGGAGAAAGTTTTCAAATATTTGAAAATCCAGGTTTACTCAATTTATTTTGGGGAGATAATCATATTGTTTATGGTACTTCTTATGAAAACTTTTATAAATCTGAAGATTCCGGAATTACTTGGGTTAAAAATCCAAATCTAAGTTATGATGAATTTTCAAAACCCAATGATATTTATTTTGTTAATGATAATATTGGTTTCTTATTAACATATAATGGGTATTATAAAACTATAGATGGTGGTGTAAGTTTTACTTATAAAAATGATTTAAAAGAGGATAACTATCAAGATGAAGTGTTTTTTACATCTATCTTTTTTAAAGACGAATTAAATGGTGTAATAGGTAATAATGATGGTCTTGTTTATGTTACTTCTAACGGAGGAGATACATGGAAGCGTGTTGTAAGTATAATGCCTGTTGGTGTTACAGAGTTAGAAGTTAACTTAAACAATTATTATGCTATTTCTACAAATGGAGGGGGGGATACTACTCTTAATAAAAGTATTGATAATGGAAATAGTTGGCAAACGGTAGAAGTTCTAGAAGAAGATGTTAAAGATTTAAAGTTTTTTAATAACGAGCTTTATTTAATAGGAGATCGTGGAACCTTTTATAAATACACATTAAATAAAGCTTCTTTATTGCCAAGTTTTATTAATGGAGATATAAATGTAGTAGAAAAATCGAAATCGAGTTATTCTATTAATCAAGGTTTTAACACGTCGTATAAATGGTCTGTCACTGGTAATAATTCTATAGAGTATGCTAATAATATTGCTAAGGTTAATTGGCAAGAACCAGGGCAATTTGTGGTGTCGGTTAGTTCTTTTAATGATTGTGAAGAAGTAGTAGGTGCTAGAGATTTAATTGTAAATGTTTACAATACACCTAATCCTAATATTGTAGGTTCTTCTGAAGTTTTAAACTTTACAAACGAAGTATATTACACAGCTCTTAGTGCAGATTCTAGATACTTATGGAAGGTAATTGGAGATGATAATTCTGTTGAGAATGAAAATAAAATAGAAATAAATTGGGGAGAAATTGGTGAAGGAGAAATAATTGTAACAGAAATAGATAACATAACAAATACTAGAGTAAGAAATAATTTATTTGTTACAATAAAAGATGTTTTAACCGTTGGTCAATCTGATAGGGTTGAAAATATTACAGTGTATCCTGTTCCTTCTAAGAATAGCATAAAAGTAGATTTTCCTATAGACTTAAAAAGCTCTAAAAAGGTTATTAAAATTTACAATTTGTTAGGAAAAGAACAATCATTTGAATTTGATGAAAATTCTTACTTAAATATAAGCAGTTTAAAATCTGGAGTATATTTTTTAAAAATATCTATCAATTCGAAAGTGTTTACTAAAAAAATTATTAAAAATTAA
- a CDS encoding DUF6146 family protein: MKLLKQLLILFSFGLFVYACGSSSIKKNTTSEEKPVVIANDSLEYEVIIIDPGFNAFLASIAKPEGYYSQNYLEARNRTWVLEWNNRARNPIQFNANIYENIVDYQSTTDYGYDVNYKLFNYFLFAQQKYKMNLGGGFSSRIR; the protein is encoded by the coding sequence ATGAAACTATTAAAACAACTTCTTATACTTTTTTCTTTTGGATTATTTGTGTACGCTTGTGGTTCATCATCCATAAAAAAAAATACAACATCAGAAGAAAAACCTGTTGTTATTGCCAATGATAGTTTAGAATATGAAGTAATTATTATAGACCCTGGTTTTAATGCCTTTTTAGCTTCCATAGCTAAACCAGAAGGTTATTATTCTCAAAACTACCTAGAGGCTAGAAATAGAACTTGGGTTTTAGAATGGAATAATAGAGCTAGAAACCCTATTCAATTCAACGCTAATATATATGAAAACATCGTTGACTACCAATCTACTACTGATTACGGTTACGACGTAAACTATAAATTATTTAATTACTTTTTATTTGCCCAACAAAAGTATAAAATGAATTTAGGGGGAGGTTTTTCTAGTAGAATTAGATAA
- a CDS encoding DNA-3-methyladenine glycosylase I, translating to MKQRCFWVTDSDLYKKYHDEEWGTPVYDDGVLFEFLILETFQAGLSWITILNKRENFRVAFDQFDYNKIATYSESKYESLLLDSGIIRNKLKIKSAITNAQLFIDIQKEFGSFSKFIWSYVNNKPIINKFNKREEVPATTALSDKISKDLKKRGFKFVGSTVMYAYMQAVGMVNDHTTDCFKYL from the coding sequence ATGAAACAAAGATGTTTTTGGGTAACAGACAGTGACTTGTATAAAAAATATCATGATGAAGAGTGGGGAACACCTGTCTATGATGATGGTGTTTTATTTGAATTTTTAATCCTAGAAACCTTTCAAGCAGGTTTAAGTTGGATTACAATTTTAAACAAAAGAGAAAATTTTAGAGTTGCTTTTGATCAATTCGATTATAATAAAATTGCAACTTATTCCGAAAGTAAATATGAATCTTTATTATTAGATAGTGGCATTATTAGAAATAAGCTAAAAATTAAAAGTGCCATTACAAATGCACAATTATTTATAGATATTCAAAAGGAGTTTGGTTCTTTTTCTAAATTTATTTGGTCTTACGTTAATAACAAACCAATTATTAATAAGTTTAATAAAAGAGAGGAAGTACCTGCAACAACAGCGCTATCAGATAAAATTTCTAAGGACTTAAAAAAGAGAGGTTTTAAATTTGTAGGATCTACTGTAATGTATGCATATATGCAAGCTGTTGGTATGGTAAATGACCACACTACAGATTGTTTTAAATATTTATAA